One window of Henckelia pumila isolate YLH828 unplaced genomic scaffold, ASM3356847v2 CTG_525:::fragment_3, whole genome shotgun sequence genomic DNA carries:
- the LOC140873155 gene encoding uncharacterized protein isoform X1, with translation MEDPRQLQTLNMSEATALSFPPRLRRPIRSQTYLNLIQLISHCYTDSSQLHGSSEGVGLRRGSDENTQINHGELKSAELLVPNDMLVQGNGIYKSVANVGFQDGDLVDGRATVTELGGAKVVTNREEVITQADSMSCGDFLIGGNLHVDCAVQNATEQENLDIVHVGSMGQLTVDEEFSIDDFSEVLDSCFGADMVSKSPKSGNNSKKNISALEVNTSKEFEHQVQLKEMELEKLVSTSGVDEEIEEGEIYVEAGVCDMSIDPLSNDAASLGRISIHTSENNGYKEDFTCKSDDRRFPRHDTRVDKENDCMKMEHRASSRPSLDIQALSSVDGDDMETQGFDTVPTFFETLPLSGIILQKHIHDNPISATTKKEGDGRTNKRKNGSSAKERNAEKKKRKRAEKNRKLGIKRLKLQTVSQPKKIMYCRHYLQGKCHEGEKCKFSHDTTPLTKSKPCGHFARSSCMKGDDCPYDHQLSKYPCNNYTSTGFCNRGADCLFSHKILETQILSVPHNALKPELKSEQPKGPEKAGSFTASIVTRPEMKFLPQLYNSNSSNSSDILTSHQKNDAKFSSPGKSGNSSAKFVAKPFSRTVAHAPKGVCFLTDISLGQNSKLKLDESVRKSGDAVEVLHEANPKVSSSTNKLNKTPEELASRRPRGVNFLSFAQSSIDGSSFKTFSNFFSDRFKEAGQMVMAELADGKQTRPLPKSGDSFEDHDQTSRNATDLSWNLNGEANRTSATIPLHINSVSQDKNQPDDSSLGGPNNNKNGTFLSSTEEKPTTPCKFPVKTHLLPFSGPCDQSASAGHPQTISSNFRMSLSNSPSLVQRAVQSTLAFAAKFEAETKSRHTLI, from the exons ATGGAGGATCCGAGGCAGCTTCAAACCCTAAATATGTCTGAAGCAACCGCCCTGTCGTTCCCGCCTCGTCTCCGAAGGCCAATACGCAGCCAGACGTACCTCAATCTCatccaacttatctctcacTGCTACACCGACAGTTCTCAACTTCACG GTTCTAGCGAAGGTGTTGGTTTAAGACGAGGGAGTGATGAAAATACCCAAATTAATCATGGTGAGTTGAAGTCAGCTGAATTATTAGTTCCTAATGACATGTTAGTTCAAGGAAATGGGATCTATAAGAGCGTGGCAAATGTTGGCTTTCAGGATGGAGATTTGGTCGATGGACGTGCAACAGTAACAGAATTGGGTGGTGCGAAGGTAGTAACAAATAGAGAGGAGGTAATCACACAAGCAGATAGTATGAGTTGTGGGGATTTCTTGATTGGTGGAAACCTGCATGTCGATTGTGCTGTTCAAAATGCCACAGAGCAAGAAAATCTGGATATTGTTCATGTTGGTTCAATGGGACAGCTGACAGTGGACGAGGAATTCTCTATTgatgatttttctgaagttcTCGACTCTTGTTTCGGTGCAGATATGGTTTCTAAATCACCAAAATCGGGAAACAACAGCAAAAAGAACATCTCTGCACTGGAGGTCAATACTTCTAAAGAATTTGAGCATCAAGTGCAGCTGAAAGAGATGGAATTGGAGAAGCTTGTGTCTACATCAGGGGTGGATGAAGAGATCGAAGAAGGGGAAATATATGTTGAAGCTGGAGTCTGTGATATGTCAATTGATCCGTTATCTAATGATGCTGCATCTTTGGGAAGGATATCCATACATACTTCTGAGAACAATGGGTATAAAGAAGACTTCACTTGCAAGAGTGATGACAGGAGGTTCCCGCGACATGATACTCGTGTGGACAAGGAAAATGATTGTATGAAGATGGAACATAGAGCATCATCCAGGCCATCACTAGATATTCAGGCCCTAAGCTCTGTTGATGGTGATGATATGGAAACTCAAGGATTTGATACTGTACCCACTTTTTTCGAAACTTTACCTCTGTCTGGCATAATCCTCCAAAAGCATATCCATGATAATCCAATTTCTGCTACCACCAAAAAG GAAGGAGATGGCAGAACCAATAAAAGGAAGAATGGTTCTTCAGCCAAGGAAAGAAATGCTGAGAAAAAG AAAAGAAAACGAGCAGAAAAGAACAGGAAGCTTGGTATTAAAAGATTAAAGCTGCAAACAGTTTCACAGCCAAAAAAGATAATGTATTGTCGTCACTATTTGCAAGGGAAGTGCCATGAG GGTGAGAAGTGCAAATTCTCCCATGATACAACACCCTTGACAAAATCTAAG CCCTGCGGTCATTTTGCCCGTAGCTCTTGCATGAAAGGAGATGACTGCCCATATGATCATCAACTATCCAAGTATCCATGCAACAATTATACGTCAACAGGATTTTGTAATAGAGGTGCTGACTGCTTATTTTCACACAAG ATACTGGAAACCCAGATTCTATCCGTGCCACATAATGCCTTGAAGCCTGAGTTGAAATCTGAGCAGCCTAAAGGGCCAGAAAAAGCAGGCTCTTTCACGGCATCAATAGTCACTAGGCCTGAAATGAAGTTTTTGCCTCAACTATATAACTCAAACTCCAGTAATTCCTCAGATATTCTCACATCCCATCAGAAAAACGATGCTAAATTTTCCTCTCCAGGGAAATCTGGTAATAGCTCAGCAAAATTTGTGGCTAAGCCTTTCTCGAGGACCGTTGCACATGCTCCTAAAGGAGTTTGCTTCCTTACCGATATCTCGCTTGGTCAAAACAGTAAGCTCAAACTGGATGAATCAGTTCGGAAATCCGGTGATGCTGTTGAGGTTCTCCATGAAGCAAACCCAAAAGTATCAAGCAGCACTAATAAGTTGAACAAGACGCCTGAGGAATTGGCTTCAAGGAGACCCCGAGGAGTAAATTTCTTATCTTTTGCTCAATCCTCCATAGATGGTTCCAGTTTCAAGACATTCTCTAACTTCTTTTCGGATAGATTTAAAGAAGCTGGACAGATGGTTATGGCTGAGTTGGCTGACGGTAAACAAACTCGTCCGTTGCCCAAGAGTGGCGATTCTTTTGAAGATCATGATCAGACAAGCCGAAATGCGACAGATTTGTCGTGGAACTTGAATGGTGAGGCAAATAGAACATCTGCGACTATACCGTTGCATATAAATTCCGTGTCACAGGACAAAAATCAACCAGATGATTCATCCTTGGGGGGAccgaataataataaaaatggcACTTTTTTGTCATCAACTGAAGAGAAACCAACTACACCCTGTAAGTTTCCTGTTAAAACACACCTACTTCCGTTCAGTGGCCCATGTGATCAATCAGCATCAGCGGGACATCCCCAAACTATATCCAGCAATTTTAGGATGTCGCTGTCAAATTCACCAAGTTTGGTGCAGAGGGCCGTCCAGTCAACATTAGCGTTCGCAGCGAAGTTTGAGGCTGAAACTAAGTCAAGGCACACTCTTATATGA
- the LOC140873078 gene encoding uncharacterized protein, with translation MGTHIMLYCHGNGAICRHSTGQRRVASALEQTQATGVGRLRWPELEEVDNELSKGNEKGALSIVKVLKDKPGGLRAFGSARQIPQRLYTLDELKLNGIETVALLSPVDTALGSIERIVQAAALLGGIAAWKVFGLSPGQILFLSLGLLFLWTLDAVYFNGGVSFLVLDTLGHSFSQKYHNRVVQHEAGHFLIAYLLGILPRGYTLTSLEALKNEGSLNVQAGTAFVDFEFLEEVSRGKVSATTLDKFSCIALAGVATEYLLFGYSEGGLADINTLDKLLRSLGFTQKKADGQVRWAVLNTVLTLRRHERARSMLANAMSQRRSVGYCIDVIEKTIGDDDI, from the exons ATGGGGACTCATATTATGCTGTATTGCCATGGGAATGGAGCAATTTGTAGACATTCCACTGGCCAACGTAGAGTTGCGAGTGCACTAGAGCAGACGCAGGCTACCGGCGTCGGAAGGTTGAGGTGGCCGGAGTTGGAGGAAGTGGATAACGAGCTGAGCAAAGGAAATGAAAAGGGTGCTTTGAGTATAGTCAAGGTTTTGAAGGACAAGCCTGGGGGCCTCCGAGCCTTCGGCTCCGCTCGCCAG ATACCCCAAAGGCTCTACACTCTGGACGAATTAAAACTGAATGGAATAGAAACTGTGGCTCTGTTATCACCAGTTGATACCGCACTGGGTTCTATAGAGAGAATTGTGCAGGCTGCTGCTCTACTGGGAGGAATAGCTGCTTGGAAAGTATTTGGGTTGAGCCCTGGGCAGATCCTTTTCTTGTCTCTGGGCTTGTTATTTCTGTGGACGTTGGATGCG GTTTATTTCAATGGAGGGGTCAGTTTCTTGGTCCTTGATACCCTTGGCCATTCGTTCAGTCAAAAGTACCATAACAGGGTTGTTCAA CATGAGGCTGGCCATTTCTTAATTGCTTATTTGCTTGGAATTCTGCCAAGGGGGTATACATTAACCAGTTTGGAAGCTCTAAAGAATGAAGGATCTCTTAATGTTCAAGCAGGGACTGCTTTTGTGGACTTCGAATTTCTTGAAGAA GTGAGCAGAGGAAAAGTATCTGCCACA ACACTGGACAAGTTCTCATGTATTGCACTAGCTGGCGTGGCAACAGAGTATCTTCTTTTTGGTTATTCAGAAGGAGGCCTTGCAGATATTAACACA TTGGACAAGTTACTCCGAAGCTTAGGCTTTACCCAGAAGAAAGCTGATGGTCAAGTGAGATGGGCAGTGCTGAATACTGTCCTCACGCTTCGTCGCCATGAAAGAGCTCGATCGATGCTTGCAAATGCTATGTCTCAGAGAAGATCTGTGGGATATTGTATCGATGTTATTGAGAAAACCATAGGTGacgatgatatttga
- the LOC140873107 gene encoding heat stress transcription factor A-2-like, whose translation MGPETATNELNVERNEENGGVMKVPNENEPFAGVVGKPYISLAEDADVGGGFFGRCGGDGDGDGDGVEAPGKEMPRPIERLGEMGPPPFLTKTYEIVNDPNTDSIVSWRSTGSSFVVWDPHRLSTDLLPKHFKHNNFSSFVRQLNTYQFRKINLGRWEFANENFQQGKKHLLKNIKRRKYDPQIRQGAVYNSLDSTKNSMEADLETLRSEQNATNEEIMMLRQQQENAQKHLASLKHRLDITKMKRKHMINFLMESLKDQMFLQNFTEKMKKKRAPLEVLKKRRYLNSCDSGGGNLFESMKIIDAHDIDDASLDEKTVLSSDDSGSCLLNHKAEAFSGTSSLGECPEKYFFLENLMEEEIIYQKEDEMVGLTKKQSDLILELEDLMAKPSPPCPASIA comes from the exons ATGGGGCCTGAAACAGCAACAAATGAGCTTAATGTGGAGCGAAACGAAGAAAATGGTGGAGTGATGAAGGTGCCCAACGAGAATGAACCGTTTGCTGGTGTCGTAGGAAAGCCATACATATCTCTTGCAGAAGATGCCGACGTTGGTGGTGGTTTTTTTGGCCGCTGTGGCGGTGATGGTGATGGTGATGGTGATGGTGTGGAGGCTCCAGGAAAGGAGATGCCGAGGCCAATAGAAAGGCTTGGAGAAATGGGGCCACCGCCATTTTTGACGAAAACGTATGAGATTGTGAATGACCCCAATACTGATTCTATAGTATCATGGAGAAGTACGGGGTCTAGTTTTGTTGTCTGGGATCCTCACAGGTTGTCCACTGATTTGCTCCCTAAACACTTCAAGCACAACAATTTCTCTAGCTTTGTTCGTCAACTAAACACTTAT CAATTTAGAAAGATTAATTTAGGCAGATGGGAATTTGCCAATGAAAACTTTCAGCAAGGGAAGAAGCATTTGCTAAAGAACATCAAAAGAAGAAAGTACGATCCTCAAATCAGACAAGGAGCTGTGTATAACTCGTTGGATTCAACCAAGAATAGCATGGAGGCAGATCTTGAGACACTGAGGTCCGAACAAAATGCTACCAATGAAGAGATAATGATGCTTAGGCAACAGCAAGAGAATGCACAAAAACATCTGGCTTCTCTTAAACACCGTCTCGACATCACCAAAATGAAGCGAAAACATATGATCAATTTCTTGATGGAGTCCCTAAAGGACCAAATGTTTCTGCAGAACTTCACtgaaaaaatgaagaagaaaaggGCACCACTAGAGGTCTTGAAGAAGAGGAGGTACTTAAATTCTTGTGACTCAGGTGGTGGTAACTTATTTGAATCCATGAAAATCATCGATGCTCATGATATCGATGATGCTAGTCTTGATGAAAAGACAGTATTATCTTCTGATGATTCTGGCAGCTGTTTATTGAATCATAAGGCTGAAGCTTTCTCCGGAACAAGTAGCTTAGGGGAGTGCCCTGAAAAATACTTCTTTTTGGAGAACCTCATGGAGGAGGAGATCATATATCAGAAGGAAGACGAAATGGTAGGGCTGACGAAGAAACAATCTGAtcttattctagagttggagGATTTAATGGCAAAACCCTCCCCTCCATGTCCAGCATCCATAGCATAG
- the LOC140873106 gene encoding protein FAR-RED IMPAIRED RESPONSE 1-like translates to MYGLQNNDWLIGIFRERSRWVPCFLKTSFWAGTSITQWSEGINACFDEYVHSKTSLKQFVEQYERALRSKVEKEFQEDFKSLSQMVPCITRFDMKRQFQIAYTIVKFKEFQQELTEKMYCDIESIEDGSFGTKYVVTEDFTVRERIKEKKFEIVFERDKCTFSCSCHLFEFRGIICRHPITVLIHNKLSVVPDKYILRRWRKNVSRLYMRVKINYNGWIITPGQLNYEKLCEAFTNVADLVANNDDETRRLLEWIKSKVSDLGISKLRSGYDHILVSPLSKKVQSDHVDDATQASTCKVLDPKYTKTKGAPKKLRKKGPLEKYYKKSKVIVKASKGKNSQPENIEYNNVFIQPLDHFYK, encoded by the exons ATGTATGGATTGCAAAATAATGATTGGTTGATCGGGATTTTTAGGGAGAGAAGTCGTTGGGTTCCATGTTTTCTCAAAACTTCATTTTGGGCAGGAACGTCAATAACTCAATGGAGTGAGGGTATAAATGCTTGTTTTGACGAGTATGTGCATTCAAAAACATCTTTAAAGCAGTTCGTGGAGCAATATGAGCGAGCTCTAAGGAGTAAAGTTGAGAAAGAGTTTCAAGAAGATTTTAAGTCTTTATCCCAGATGGTCCCTTGCATTACTCGATTCGATATGAAGAGGCAATTTCAAATTGCTTATACCATTGTAAAATTTAAAGAATTTCAACAAGAATTGACAGAAAAGATGTATTGTGACATTGAATCCATTGAGGATGGGTCTTTTGGTACGAAATATGTGGTCACAGAAGATTTTACGGTGCGTGAGAGAATTAAGGAAAAAAAGTTTGAAATTGTGTTTGAGAGAGATAAATGCACATTTTCTTGTAGTTGTCACCTATTTGAGTTCAGGGGAATAATTTGTAGACATCCTATCACAGTTTTGATCCATAATAAGTTGTCTGTGGTTCCTGATAAATATATACTTCGACGTTGGAGGAAGAATGTGAGTAGATTATATATGAGGGTCAAGATAAATTATAATGGATGGATAATTACTCCTGGTCAGTTAAATTATGAGAAGTTATGTGAAGCATTTACAAATGTTGCAGATTTGGTTGCAAATAATGATGATGAAACTCGAAGGCTACTCGAGTGGATTAAAAGTAAAGTAAGTGATCTTGGTATATCAAAGTTGCGATCAGGCTATGACCATATTTTGGTATCACCACTAAGCAAGAAAGTACAGTCTGATCATGTTGATGATGCGACTCAAGCTTCTACTTGCAAAGTTCTTGATCCAAAGTACACTAAAACAAAAGGAGCCCCTAAGAAGCTTCGAAAAAAAGGTCCATTGGAGAAGTATTATAAGAAATCGAAG GTCATTGTGAAAGCAAGCAAAGGAAAAAACTCTCAACCAGAAAATATTGAATACAATAACGTGTTCATTCAACCACTTGATCACTTTTACAAATAG
- the LOC140873155 gene encoding uncharacterized protein isoform X2: MKIPKLIMDGDLVDGRATVTELGGAKVVTNREEVITQADSMSCGDFLIGGNLHVDCAVQNATEQENLDIVHVGSMGQLTVDEEFSIDDFSEVLDSCFGADMVSKSPKSGNNSKKNISALEVNTSKEFEHQVQLKEMELEKLVSTSGVDEEIEEGEIYVEAGVCDMSIDPLSNDAASLGRISIHTSENNGYKEDFTCKSDDRRFPRHDTRVDKENDCMKMEHRASSRPSLDIQALSSVDGDDMETQGFDTVPTFFETLPLSGIILQKHIHDNPISATTKKEGDGRTNKRKNGSSAKERNAEKKKRKRAEKNRKLGIKRLKLQTVSQPKKIMYCRHYLQGKCHEGEKCKFSHDTTPLTKSKPCGHFARSSCMKGDDCPYDHQLSKYPCNNYTSTGFCNRGADCLFSHKILETQILSVPHNALKPELKSEQPKGPEKAGSFTASIVTRPEMKFLPQLYNSNSSNSSDILTSHQKNDAKFSSPGKSGNSSAKFVAKPFSRTVAHAPKGVCFLTDISLGQNSKLKLDESVRKSGDAVEVLHEANPKVSSSTNKLNKTPEELASRRPRGVNFLSFAQSSIDGSSFKTFSNFFSDRFKEAGQMVMAELADGKQTRPLPKSGDSFEDHDQTSRNATDLSWNLNGEANRTSATIPLHINSVSQDKNQPDDSSLGGPNNNKNGTFLSSTEEKPTTPCKFPVKTHLLPFSGPCDQSASAGHPQTISSNFRMSLSNSPSLVQRAVQSTLAFAAKFEAETKSRHTLI, from the exons ATGAAAATACCCAAATTAATCATG GATGGAGATTTGGTCGATGGACGTGCAACAGTAACAGAATTGGGTGGTGCGAAGGTAGTAACAAATAGAGAGGAGGTAATCACACAAGCAGATAGTATGAGTTGTGGGGATTTCTTGATTGGTGGAAACCTGCATGTCGATTGTGCTGTTCAAAATGCCACAGAGCAAGAAAATCTGGATATTGTTCATGTTGGTTCAATGGGACAGCTGACAGTGGACGAGGAATTCTCTATTgatgatttttctgaagttcTCGACTCTTGTTTCGGTGCAGATATGGTTTCTAAATCACCAAAATCGGGAAACAACAGCAAAAAGAACATCTCTGCACTGGAGGTCAATACTTCTAAAGAATTTGAGCATCAAGTGCAGCTGAAAGAGATGGAATTGGAGAAGCTTGTGTCTACATCAGGGGTGGATGAAGAGATCGAAGAAGGGGAAATATATGTTGAAGCTGGAGTCTGTGATATGTCAATTGATCCGTTATCTAATGATGCTGCATCTTTGGGAAGGATATCCATACATACTTCTGAGAACAATGGGTATAAAGAAGACTTCACTTGCAAGAGTGATGACAGGAGGTTCCCGCGACATGATACTCGTGTGGACAAGGAAAATGATTGTATGAAGATGGAACATAGAGCATCATCCAGGCCATCACTAGATATTCAGGCCCTAAGCTCTGTTGATGGTGATGATATGGAAACTCAAGGATTTGATACTGTACCCACTTTTTTCGAAACTTTACCTCTGTCTGGCATAATCCTCCAAAAGCATATCCATGATAATCCAATTTCTGCTACCACCAAAAAG GAAGGAGATGGCAGAACCAATAAAAGGAAGAATGGTTCTTCAGCCAAGGAAAGAAATGCTGAGAAAAAG AAAAGAAAACGAGCAGAAAAGAACAGGAAGCTTGGTATTAAAAGATTAAAGCTGCAAACAGTTTCACAGCCAAAAAAGATAATGTATTGTCGTCACTATTTGCAAGGGAAGTGCCATGAG GGTGAGAAGTGCAAATTCTCCCATGATACAACACCCTTGACAAAATCTAAG CCCTGCGGTCATTTTGCCCGTAGCTCTTGCATGAAAGGAGATGACTGCCCATATGATCATCAACTATCCAAGTATCCATGCAACAATTATACGTCAACAGGATTTTGTAATAGAGGTGCTGACTGCTTATTTTCACACAAG ATACTGGAAACCCAGATTCTATCCGTGCCACATAATGCCTTGAAGCCTGAGTTGAAATCTGAGCAGCCTAAAGGGCCAGAAAAAGCAGGCTCTTTCACGGCATCAATAGTCACTAGGCCTGAAATGAAGTTTTTGCCTCAACTATATAACTCAAACTCCAGTAATTCCTCAGATATTCTCACATCCCATCAGAAAAACGATGCTAAATTTTCCTCTCCAGGGAAATCTGGTAATAGCTCAGCAAAATTTGTGGCTAAGCCTTTCTCGAGGACCGTTGCACATGCTCCTAAAGGAGTTTGCTTCCTTACCGATATCTCGCTTGGTCAAAACAGTAAGCTCAAACTGGATGAATCAGTTCGGAAATCCGGTGATGCTGTTGAGGTTCTCCATGAAGCAAACCCAAAAGTATCAAGCAGCACTAATAAGTTGAACAAGACGCCTGAGGAATTGGCTTCAAGGAGACCCCGAGGAGTAAATTTCTTATCTTTTGCTCAATCCTCCATAGATGGTTCCAGTTTCAAGACATTCTCTAACTTCTTTTCGGATAGATTTAAAGAAGCTGGACAGATGGTTATGGCTGAGTTGGCTGACGGTAAACAAACTCGTCCGTTGCCCAAGAGTGGCGATTCTTTTGAAGATCATGATCAGACAAGCCGAAATGCGACAGATTTGTCGTGGAACTTGAATGGTGAGGCAAATAGAACATCTGCGACTATACCGTTGCATATAAATTCCGTGTCACAGGACAAAAATCAACCAGATGATTCATCCTTGGGGGGAccgaataataataaaaatggcACTTTTTTGTCATCAACTGAAGAGAAACCAACTACACCCTGTAAGTTTCCTGTTAAAACACACCTACTTCCGTTCAGTGGCCCATGTGATCAATCAGCATCAGCGGGACATCCCCAAACTATATCCAGCAATTTTAGGATGTCGCTGTCAAATTCACCAAGTTTGGTGCAGAGGGCCGTCCAGTCAACATTAGCGTTCGCAGCGAAGTTTGAGGCTGAAACTAAGTCAAGGCACACTCTTATATGA